AATGGACGGCTGACGATAAAGCGTAAGACCGAAACGCGGGAGCTTGAATATGACAAGCTTCTGCTGAGCATTGGTCGCAAGGCCAACGTCGACAATTTGGGCCTGGAGGCGGCAAACATACGAGTCAAAGACGGTGCCGTCGAGGTCGACGGGAGTTTGCGGACGAGCAACCCAGACGTTTACGCCGCTGGCGATGTGGCGTTCCCGGAAAAGTACACGCACGCCGCGATGGCGACGGCGCGCTTGTGCGTGGCCAACGCCCTTAATGGAGCGAACCGATTGACACGAGAGTTGGTCATCCCGCACTGCACGTACACCGATCCCGAGGTGGCCAGCGTGGGCTTGACCCCGGTTCGAGCGGTCGAGGAGGGCATCTCCCTGGAGACCCACCGCCTGGAGCTTGCCAAAGTGGAACGGGCCTTTATCGATGGTGAGGAAGAGGGGTTCGCAGCGCTCTACACGCGCAAAGGGAGCGGCGAGATCGTCGGCGCAACCCTGGTGGCTGCGCATGCAGGGGAGATGATCAGCGAGTTGACGCTGGCTATCACGAACAAGCTGACGATGAAGGCACTAGCGGAGACGGTACACTGCTATCCAACCCAGGCAGAGGTGTTTCAAAGAATCGCGCTGTCGTATAAGCCAGAAAAGCTGATGTCCGGACGCCCGAAAGATGCTGTCCATTCCAGTTCCGTCTGAGGCAGGACATGTGGAGTCGCGGTCGGAGATGAAGCAGTTACGACGAGCACCTCTTCAGTGTTGAGTAGCGCCCACTCTCACAAACTCTCGGCAACCACTCTCGCCGATTTCTGCTCGAAACCGTCCTTTCCAGGGAGGGGCAGGTCAGTGTGCTACAAACGTGCAGTGTAGCAAAGTGTAGTTAATCCTTAGCAGACGGTCTGACTTTCCTGCAATCCACCGTGATTCGAAGAATACCGCAAATCTAGCCGAAAAGCGTCAATTCACCGGCACTTGTCCATATCAGGTCTGGCGCACTCATACTTGTTATCCGCCAGGATGACCAGCACATTCGGCTTTCCGGGCACCGCGGCGTAGGCAACGGGCGAAAGCAGGCACACGACTCCAAAAGTGACCAGGCAGCCTCGGATCATGGGAGTGCTCCCGTATAGATACGGAAAATGTGTCATGTCGCAGGTCGGTTGCTTCACGCGCATTCAAGATAACCGATCACGTGCATGGCTACGGTAGCCCCCAGCCGTGAGCAAACGCCTTGCTCTACTTAACCGACGAATCCCCAATAAGTTTCGCTGAAACCGCTCCTCCTCGCGGGATCGCCACAACATGCTTTCACGCGTCGTGCTTGGAGTGCGCCGGCGCTTTGGATCGCAGCCAGCTTGTTTCACACATTCGCTGGCATCAGTCAAACGAAGGTCCTCGGCGCCGTGGCGTAGACGGGATGATTTCAGACGATCGCAACCGAATAACAGAGCCATTCTGGGTAAGAATCGCTTGACTTCACGTTCTGTCCTGGCCAGACTTACGGCCGCAGGCGCTTGTAGGGGGCTCGCACGGCCCTGATGGGCAGGCCCCGCAACACATACCGATTGGAAGTTGCGGCACAAACGTTCTTCCTGCATTGGGCAGACGGCTAATGCACAGAGTTTCTTGATTCGAGCGTAGCGTAGTTGCCAACAGGCATTTGGCCCGGGGCTAACTGACGCATCATCTCGCGCTCGCTTGCGCGGCGTCTCTTTCCGCAGGCAGTCTTGCCGAAAATCGCCGAGCGTTCTGATCCTCGCTACGTACGTCCAGGTTTTCCGCGCCATGGCGATCTCGTAGGCCAGTCCGTGCGAGTCGCAATCGTACTCACAACAAAGCGCGCACCACATCTATTGAACAATCACTCAAGAGAAACAGGTATGCCAAGCATCACGATCCGAAGCGTCTCTGTGTCGTCGGTCGATACCGCCGTATCCGAGCGGGGACCCTGGGAACGCATTGTTTTCTCGATCGTCCTGAGCGTGCTTGCGGTCTGGGCAAGACCCGCAGCCGCTGCGGAAATCCTTGTCACCGAGTTTGACAACGAAACTGTCGACGTATTCACGACCGAAGGAGCCAGGGTGAATTACCCATTGATTTCAGGCGTGACAACGCCGACCGGTATCGCCGCGTCTGGAACAAATCTATTTGTCGCCAGATATAACGATAACGGCAATGGAAGTATCGCCAGCTACAACGCATCGGGGGTGCTCCAGAACAAGCTCCTTATCCCCGTGTTGGCCTTTCCGACGAGCGTGGCGGTGTCGGGGTCGGATCTTTTCGTCGCGACCGAGGGGCGTGCGGGGATTAGCACCGGTACGGTGGGCGAATACACCACCGCAGGCGGCTTTGTGCATTCGGGGCTTATTCGGGGTTTGGTCAACCCAGTGGGTATTGTGGTTTCGGGCACGAATCTGTTCGTCGTCAGCGCAGGCAACGGTGCGAACGGAAACGGAACAGTTGGTGAATACACCACCGCCGGAGTGCCGATCAACGCCTCGCTGATCACGGGGTTGAACGACCCAGGCGGTATCGCCCTGTCCGGAGGTAATCTGTTCGTCACGAATATTGCCACCGGAACGGTTGGCGAATACACGACCTCCGGAGTGCCGATAAACGCCTCGTTGATCACGGGGATGGACAGCCCTGGTGGAATCGCGGTGTATGGATCGAATTTGTTTATCACGAACGAGTACATCGGAACGGTCGCCGAATATACAACCGCGGGAACGCTCGTGAACCCGGCGCTGATCTCGGGTTTGATGTATCCGAGAGGAATCGCCATCGTGCCCGAACCCGCCACCGGCACGTTGCTGGCGATGGGCGCCGCCGTGTTGCTCGCGCTCGGCTACGGTTACAGAAAATCGCCTTCGGCCACAAAGCGGCGCCATGGCTGGATGAGGAGCATGGCCAACCGCATGAAGGTCTCGCTGGTCGGACTCGCGTTTGCTGGTCTGGCACTGGGCAAGTCGCGTTGCGCATGGAGAGTAAGCCAAGTGCTCCGTCAAATCCAAATGTTCGGGTGTCATATTCACGCTTGCGTGAGCACGCTCCGTCTGTACGTACGTATTCTCAGGATGATTCGGCATGGCCACGACGAGCGTGGCCATGGCACCCCAACCCGAAATTTAAGCGCTGGCAGAGCACTTGGCGCACCGTGCAGGAACCTGGCCACGAGCATTTTCGCGGCGGCTGCAATGGTGATGTGCGCGCTGACCTTGAACGTGCGAGCGACCGATCTGAGTAACTCCTTGGCCCTGACATACACGGATGGCCAAGGGCACTCCATGCAATACCGCCTATTTCTGCCCGCCGGCTACGGCACCCCAGGGGCCGAATTCCCGCTGGTGCTATTCCTGCACGGCTCGGGCGAAAGTGGCACCGACAACCTCGCGCAGGTAGACAATCATATCGACGGTTTGATCGACGCCACGCGCAGCGGACCCTACTCGGCCTTCTTGCTGGCCCCACAGCTGCCGACCTCGTCGGGATTCGGCTCGTACAACCCCCAGGATTTGACAATGCAAATCCTGCAACAGGTCGAGGCGGCATACCCCGTGGAAACCAATCGGATGTACATCACGGGGCTTTCCATGGGAGGTTTCGGCACGTTCGAGTACATCAGCGAATTTCCCCACATGTTCGCAGCGGCTGTTCCCCTGTCCGGTGGCGGAGACAGCAGCCCCGAAAATGCCGCACTGACCAAGGATGTCCCAACCTGGATATTCCATGGCGACGCGGATACGACCGTTCCGGTGGCGGACTCGATCGAAATGTACCAGTCGCTTGTGAACGCGGGCGGCCATCCAAAGATCACCATCATTCCTGGCGGACCGCACGACATTTGGGAGCAGATCTACGGCGATGCGACAGCGAACCAGTACGGCGTTTATCCCTGGATGTTTTCCCAGTCGATTCCAGAACCTTCGTCGTTAGCACTAGTCGTGGCGGGAGTCATCGCCCTGGCTGTAAGCAAAGGACGTAAGTGCTGGCGCAGACGCTGAGGTGCCGGAACTGCACACAAGATTCGAGATCTATTACGTTGACGGCTCTGCAGACTGGGCGCCCTGATCGCGGAGCCAGCTAATGACATTTTCCTGGCGAGTCCCGTGTCCGCCGGCCGCGTCCAGGGGAGTTCCCTTGGCGTAGTCGGGGACCCAATTCAGGTCGGCACCGCTGTTGAGCAGCAACTCCGCCGTTCGGCGCTGGCCGGCGGCGCATGCGTGCCAGAAGGCCTTCGACATTGCTTCAGTTTCGGCGCCGCCGGATCGACCACCGAGCAGTTCCTTTAGGCGGTCGAGCATGCCGAGGGCAGCCGCATGCCACAGCTTGTCTACCTTGGCACCTCGCCGTACGAGCAGGCGAGCGACGTGCCAGCAGCCATAGCCAATGGCGTTGTCGAGCGGGGTGCCGATGGATCCATCGGGCACCTCTACGTCAGCACCGCCGTCGATCAGCGCTGCGGCCACATCGACGTCGTCGGAACTGGCGGCCCAATGTAGCGGCGTCTCAGATCCAGGCTGGTCGGGATCTCGGACGTTCGGGTCCGCGCCCGCCTCGATGAGTATGCGCACGATTTCGGGACCGTTCGGAAAGTAACCAGGCCAGTCGGCAACTACGTGCAGCGGCGTGCGTCCCTTAGCGATACCGCCGAGCCTCGACGAGGCGAGGCCCGGATTGGCCGAGAGAAGCCGCCCCAATGCGGCAACATCGCCGGATCGAATCGCAGCAGTCGTGGCAAGGGATTCGTTTTCGGTCGGCATTGGACACCTCCGCTTCGCATCAGCGGCTGCGAGCCGTACGCTCGCGGAGCCTGGCCACCGGCCGAGACCATCATCACCGATGAATCGACTCGACGTACTTCTTTAAGCCATGCAGGATAGCTTGCCAGCCGTCACGCTGTTGTTCGATGGAATGCGGGGGCTCCGCGTCAAATGTCTCGCGCACCGAGACGCCATCGGGACCCGTGGAAAGCTCGACAATTAGCACCGGTCTCCGCAGGCGCTTTCAATCAAATGGTTCTCGACGACTTTCGTATACGTTCCAGCAAAATCAAAGCCCATGCTGCCATTGTATGAGCTTTATTTTTGCGCCTATTGAGTGATAAGCCCTGCCCGGCAACGACTACGTCATCCATTTTCGTCCAATTTTACCAATCCGACGGGAACTCGCGTTCTAGGCCGGCGCGGCGGAATTTGAGGCAGAGAATCCGCCTCGGAATCCACGGCAATGCTGCGATGAGTCAAATCGGCACATTTGCCATAAGCCCTAGTATCTGTGGGATTTGAAACCACTTGGTTGCCAAGTCCAAATTCAAGGAGTAAGCATACGGTAGCGATTCGTAGGCGTCGCGGCCGGATTAGAAGCATTCCGTCCCTGGCGTGTGCTACGGTTTCGTAGCTTGGAACTGTTTCGATTGGCTGCGACGGGCGTTTTGGCGGACGCTCGTCGTCGTTCGGGTAATCGCGAATCTTGCTATGGCTAGCACCGCCAACGTCCTGCACGCTCCACAGTCGGCGTGCTACCGATCCGTCTGGGGATGCCCGACTCGAGCCGCGTGTCGCACGAACCGCGACGCGGCAAAGGGTGCAACCATATTCGTCAGTTGCTCAGACGGCTGCATCTCTCAGCATCCTTCCAAGGACTCAAGCCTTCGATGCGTAATAGCTGCACAAGCACGCACGCCCAGGTGTGTTTGATGGCCGCTTCGTTGCGGTAATCGCAGAGAGACCAAGGTAACTTCTTATTTTCCAAAGGACATTTCCATGAACAAGCAAAGTTTGCTCGGCGGATGCGCCCTGGTGTTGTTGGCAGCCGCTCCGTTGTTTGCCCAAAACTCGGTCCGGTCGGCCGGCGAGAAGATTTCGGGCGCCGCCTATCGCGAGTACTCGGCGCAAGCCTACGGTAACTCGGCCTACACGAATGCCGCCGCGCTTGACCAGTACGCCCGCAGCTATTCGTATATTCCTGCCGAGACCGCGCAGGAGCACGTGGGCGAAGTGAATCGCAATGTCACGTCGGCGAAGAAGGAACTTTCGAAGCTGGACGCCAAGGCCAAAAACAACAAGGTTCTGGCCAAGCACCTGGAGACGATTCACGGTCATTACAACAAGGCGCTTGAGCACGCCAACGCGGTTGGCAAAGAGGCCGATAAAAACGACAAAGCTGACGCCTCGAAGTTGACCACCTCGACCAAGGGGATGACCGATTCGCTCAAGGCGGCCGAGGCCGAGCACAAGAAGCTCAGCGAGCACCTGAAGAGCACCGACGCCAAGTAGTTCGGCGCGCCGGACGATGAAACCGCTGGCTGCAGGGCGTGCGTCGAACCGCAATCGGTTAATGACCGAGCGTTTCAAGCAATCGTTCTGCCCACGATTCTTGCGTGATATAAGGCCTGGCCGTCGAAAGTGATTTCGGCGGCCAGGCTTTTTTTGTTCGTGGACTTTTAGGGCCGGCCTGGCGTAAAGAGATCGGACGTAAGAACCCGGCTCGATCTCGAAAGCGAGCGCGACAGACGCCAGGCGGCGGTTCGTCGCGATGCACTGGCTCGCTCGTGGCCTTACTTACGGCGGTGCGCCGCGCGACCGAAAAATAGCAGCCCGATAGCAGCCAGTATCGCCATTGACAGGGTGGCGGGCTCGGGCACGTTTAGTGCGAAGACCATGCCGCTAAAGGCCGAGAAATTCGTGGGACCCAACAAGCTATTGCCCATTGGCACCAGGGGGCCATTCACTTGATAGCCGATGTTAAGAGCCGGATCGACGTCTTTGAAGTCCAGCACTTGTTGAAAGCCAGACCCGTCGGGATTGATCGAGAATATCTGGTCGTCAAAGGTGCTAATACTCGTGGCACTGCCAAATAACTTGCCGTCGAACGAGGTCACGCCGAATCCGGGCTCGAATGCTCCGGGGGCGAAGGAGTGCAACGTCTGAAAGTTGCTGCCGTCGAGGCTCATGGAGAAGATCGAGGCGTTAGGCCCGGCCAGGGCCGGATTGCTCGGCGTCGGCGTCGTTCCATAGATCGTAGAGCCAATTACGGTGAGTTGCGACGAGGCCGTTGCGCCTGGCAGGGCGTGCAACGTCTGGATGCCTGTGCCGTCGAGATTGATCGAGTAAATCGTGCCCGCTTCGTTGTTGAAGTTCGTCCCGGTTTCGCCGATGCCGTACAGCTTTGATCCGATGAGGGTCAATTGACTGCCACCGGAGTTGCTCGCATCGAAGGAGTACAGCGATTGATAGCCGGTCCCGTCGAGGTTCATGGAAAATACGGTCCCCCGATCGTTTGCTCCGTCGCTGCTCGTTGTGCCATAGAGCTTCGAGCCGACCAACGTGACGGGCGAGCTGCCGTCAAGGCCCGCGTACGTATGCAGCGGCTGCAGATCGGAGCCGTCGAGATTCAATGAGAAGATCGTAGGGGAGCCGGAGTAGACACCGTCTTGGCCAACGGTGGTGCCGTACAGTTTTGATCCGTCCGAGACTAATCCGCCGATCGACGACGAGCCGCCGGTGTCACTGACCTTGGCCAGAACTTGAAATCCGGACCCGTTCTGGTTCATGGAATAAATGACGCCGCGCATCCCCGGACCATCGAGCCCGGTGGTGCCGTAGATCTTGCCGCCAACAACGGTGAGCGGCTGCGGCCCGTCCCCTTCAGTCGAAATATCGAAATTATGAAGGTTCGCGATCGTAACTTGCGCCTGCGCGGCAGTTGTGCAGAGAAAAAGGAGCGCCGAGATGAACATCCCAATAACGATGCGACCAAACGCCGCCTGCCCGCTGGATGTACGCTGCATACGATCTTTTCCAAGTGGTTTGATCAATGGTGCAGAAAAGTCGACAACGCCCCGATGCTGACGGATGGCCTTGCCCGAAGAACTGCCCCGTGCATTTGGCACACATTCAGAATCAGTAGCCCAAGAGCCGATCGTACCTCAGTTGCATGACGAGTTTAGGCAATGCCTGCGGGCAAGTCAATTTAATTCAGATCGATCCAGGACGGCGACAAGTCGTTAGTGCGCTAATGCCGTCGACGAGGTCGATTGGCGCCACGGCGACCACTACCTGACACTGGGCTATCAAATCGACATCGGCTGCAAACGGGTGCTGTGGAACGGTCGCGAGCGGAGCGTAGATTTCCTGCAACGCGGCCAGGCGATTTTTGCTGGACGCACGCCACGCACGAGCTGATCGTATGGCTTCTGAACGGCGCAAGATATTCGTCGCAGACCATCAGGCAGGCACAGACGAGCATCTGGCGTTTATCGCTGGCAAGACAGGCCGTTCAAGAATTGCCTCCTTCCGGATAATATGACTCGTGCGAACGACAATGGATTCGTCGCCATCGACGCTAGACTCTTGTCCATCGGGAGGTTGTATTTCCGCCGAGAACTATTTTGACCGATTCTATCGCTGGCTGGACTTAGAGTCGGCCGCCGAAGCGCGCGACCTGGCAGAACGCCGCCAGCTGCGCACCCGCAAGACGGCAGAGCAGGGGGGAGAGACCATTCTCGACCTCGCGATAGCCGATCATCAGACCGGTCTCGGCGGCCGGCATCTGTTCACCTTTGTCAAACGCAACCGCAGCTTGAATCTCCCCTGGAACCGCCTGCGGATCGGCTCGCCCGTTGTCGTTACTCCCCTGGAGAATTCCAACGACGCGCCGCAAAACGGTGTGGTGAGCGCCCGGAACTTCAATTCTATCCAAGTAGCGGTCGACCACTGGCTGCCGGGCAGCCATTTCGACTTGGACCTGTCGGCGGACGAAGTATCGCGCAATCGCGAGCGAGCCGCGTTACAGACGGTCGCCGCGGCACGCGGAAGATTAGGCGAGCTGCGACAGGTTACATTGGGGGATCTCGACCCCATTTACGGAAAACGCCGCCAACCGACGTTCGGCGAGGTTCGGCCGTTGCCGGCTGCCGAGGGCCTTAATCCTTCGCAGCGCGCGGCAATTGAATTCGCCCTTTCGGCTCAGGACATCGCCATCATTCATGGCCCGCCGGGCACGGGCAAGACTACGTCGGTAGCCTCTTTCATCCGCCAGGCGGTACGCCGCGGCGAGAAAGTGCTGGCCTGCGCCCCTAGCAACACCGCGGTCGACAATCTGCTCGAACGCCTGGTGGACGGTGGACAACACGTCGTACGCATCGGGCATCCCGCGCGCGTCAAAGATGTGTTACGCGACCATACGCTCGATGCCTTGGTCGAATCGCATGACAACATGCGCGTCGTGAAAGAACTATTGCGCGAGGCCGAGGAGCTGTATCGCAAGGCCGACCGATACACGCGGGCCAGGCCAGCGCCGGGATTCAAACAAGACCTGCGGCGCGAGGCACGGCAGCTCAAGGCCGACTCGCGCCAATTGGAACGACAGGCGATCGATCATGTGTTGGATCGCGCGGATGTAATCTGTGCCACAACGTCGATCGACGATGCCGTGCTGGGCGATCGCACGTTCGATTGGGTCGTGATCGACGAGGCTTGCCAGTGTACGGAATCGGCCTGCTGGGTCCCGATCCTGCGCGGACATCGGATCCTGCTGGCAGGGGACCATTGCCAGCTTCCCCCGACAGTGGTCTCGAAGGAGGCCGCCGGCGAGGGCTACGCGCGCAGCCTGCTCGAGCGGCTGGTCGACACTTATGGCGACATGATCACCCGCCAGCTCGACGTGCAGTATCGTATGCACGAGGCAATTAT
The sequence above is a segment of the Pirellulales bacterium genome. Coding sequences within it:
- a CDS encoding alpha/beta hydrolase-fold protein encodes the protein MPSITIRSVSVSSVDTAVSERGPWERIVFSIVLSVLAVWARPAAAAEILVTEFDNETVDVFTTEGARVNYPLISGVTTPTGIAASGTNLFVARYNDNGNGSIASYNASGVLQNKLLIPVLAFPTSVAVSGSDLFVATEGRAGISTGTVGEYTTAGGFVHSGLIRGLVNPVGIVVSGTNLFVVSAGNGANGNGTVGEYTTAGVPINASLITGLNDPGGIALSGGNLFVTNIATGTVGEYTTSGVPINASLITGMDSPGGIAVYGSNLFITNEYIGTVAEYTTAGTLVNPALISGLMYPRGIAIVPEPATGTLLAMGAAVLLALGYGYRKSPSATKRRHGWMRSMANRMKVSLVGLAFAGLALGKSRCAWRVSQVLRQIQMFGCHIHACVSTLRLYVRILRMIRHGHDERGHGTPTRNLSAGRALGAPCRNLATSIFAAAAMVMCALTLNVRATDLSNSLALTYTDGQGHSMQYRLFLPAGYGTPGAEFPLVLFLHGSGESGTDNLAQVDNHIDGLIDATRSGPYSAFLLAPQLPTSSGFGSYNPQDLTMQILQQVEAAYPVETNRMYITGLSMGGFGTFEYISEFPHMFAAAVPLSGGGDSSPENAALTKDVPTWIFHGDADTTVPVADSIEMYQSLVNAGGHPKITIIPGGPHDIWEQIYGDATANQYGVYPWMFSQSIPEPSSLALVVAGVIALAVSKGRKCWRRR
- a CDS encoding ankyrin repeat domain-containing protein, coding for MPTENESLATTAAIRSGDVAALGRLLSANPGLASSRLGGIAKGRTPLHVVADWPGYFPNGPEIVRILIEAGADPNVRDPDQPGSETPLHWAASSDDVDVAAALIDGGADVEVPDGSIGTPLDNAIGYGCWHVARLLVRRGAKVDKLWHAAALGMLDRLKELLGGRSGGAETEAMSKAFWHACAAGQRRTAELLLNSGADLNWVPDYAKGTPLDAAGGHGTRQENVISWLRDQGAQSAEPST
- a CDS encoding choice-of-anchor tandem repeat GloVer-containing protein, producing the protein MQRTSSGQAAFGRIVIGMFISALLFLCTTAAQAQVTIANLHNFDISTEGDGPQPLTVVGGKIYGTTGLDGPGMRGVIYSMNQNGSGFQVLAKVSDTGGSSSIGGLVSDGSKLYGTTVGQDGVYSGSPTIFSLNLDGSDLQPLHTYAGLDGSSPVTLVGSKLYGTTSSDGANDRGTVFSMNLDGTGYQSLYSFDASNSGGSQLTLIGSKLYGIGETGTNFNNEAGTIYSINLDGTGIQTLHALPGATASSQLTVIGSTIYGTTPTPSNPALAGPNASIFSMSLDGSNFQTLHSFAPGAFEPGFGVTSFDGKLFGSATSISTFDDQIFSINPDGSGFQQVLDFKDVDPALNIGYQVNGPLVPMGNSLLGPTNFSAFSGMVFALNVPEPATLSMAILAAIGLLFFGRAAHRRK
- a CDS encoding AAA domain-containing protein — its product is MRTTMDSSPSTLDSCPSGGCISAENYFDRFYRWLDLESAAEARDLAERRQLRTRKTAEQGGETILDLAIADHQTGLGGRHLFTFVKRNRSLNLPWNRLRIGSPVVVTPLENSNDAPQNGVVSARNFNSIQVAVDHWLPGSHFDLDLSADEVSRNRERAALQTVAAARGRLGELRQVTLGDLDPIYGKRRQPTFGEVRPLPAAEGLNPSQRAAIEFALSAQDIAIIHGPPGTGKTTSVASFIRQAVRRGEKVLACAPSNTAVDNLLERLVDGGQHVVRIGHPARVKDVLRDHTLDALVESHDNMRVVKELLREAEELYRKADRYTRARPAPGFKQDLRREARQLKADSRQLERQAIDHVLDRADVICATTSIDDAVLGDRTFDWVVIDEACQCTESACWVPILRGHRILLAGDHCQLPPTVVSKEAAGEGYARSLLERLVDTYGDMITRQLDVQYRMHEAIMRFSSARFYQDSLQADAAVRAHLLSDLPYVASSTLTDEPLTYIDTAGANYDEEQEPDGTSRRNPAEGRLVLEKVRQLIESGLPANDIAVIVPYAAQVRWLREHAPDRELEIDTVDGFQGREKEAVVISLVRSNREGEIGFLGDTRRMNVALTRARRKLIVIGDSATLGGHPFYAALLEYFEAMNSYHTVWEEAY